The following coding sequences lie in one Liolophura sinensis isolate JHLJ2023 chromosome 4, CUHK_Ljap_v2, whole genome shotgun sequence genomic window:
- the LOC135464778 gene encoding LOW QUALITY PROTEIN: D-serine dehydratase-like (The sequence of the model RefSeq protein was modified relative to this genomic sequence to represent the inferred CDS: inserted 2 bases in 2 codons; deleted 1 base in 1 codon), whose translation MAAGSEVGFKVCDVPTPSFLVDIDKLKSNAERMIRRCEEFGVKLRPHMXTHKTLEAAVLMTNGTKRCIVVSTLQEAEFYADDGFDDILYGCLITESKIERCHKLANRLKEFHILLDSLYALNLLKKSSLIGXEEWSVYLKIDCGYGRAGVDWDSEDSVKLAKAIATSENVNLHGLYTHCGNSYGARSEDALRKVEVETTERLIFLRDRLKGEGIENLEVGTGSTPSCSRPVEELRVLTELHPGNYIFYDWMQSSLGSCSLDDVACCVATRVIGHYPQRKQLLIDAGFLALSHDGLRDDLPMKTGFTFIQNHPELKVTGMTQEVGYVKAVEGELDFDRYPVGSLLYIYPYHSCATAALHPVYYIHSGDMVQDVWKPTRGW comes from the exons ATGGCTGCAGGCAGTGAAGTGGGATTCAAGGTGTGTGACGTTCCCACGCCGAGCTTTCTGGTAGATATTGACAAACTGAAGAGCAATGCTGAGCGTATGATCAGACGCTGTGAGGAGTTTGGAGTGAAGCTCAGGCCACACA AAACCCATAAGACATT AGAAGCTGCAGTTCTGATGACAAATGGAACAAAGCGATGCATTGTTGTTTCCACACTCCAAGAAGCAGAATTC TATGCAGATGATGGCTTTGATGATATTTTGTATGGATGTCTGATTACAGAGAGCAAAATTGAGAG GTGCCATAAATTGGCCAATCGTTTGAAAGAATTCCATATACTGCTGGACAGTCTGTATGCTTTGAATCTTCTTAAGAAATCTTCTCTTATTG GGGAAGAATGGTCTGTGTATCTGAAGATTGACTGTGGGTATGGAAGAG CTGGCGTAGACTGGGACTCAGAAGACAGCGTCAAACTGGCCAAAGCAATAGCCACGTCAGAAAATGTGAATCTGCATGGACTTTACACCCATTGTGGGAATTCCTATGGTGCCCGGTCTGAAGACGCTCTTCGGAAAGTGGAGGTAGAAACGACAGAGCGGCTCATTTTCTTGAGAGACAG GTTGAAAGGAGAAGGTATTGAGAATCTAGAGGTGGGGACAGGATCAACTCCATCTTGTAGCCGACCAGTGGAAGAGTTACGGGTCCTGACAGAACTACATCCTGGCAACTACATCTTTTACG ATTGGATGCAGAGCAGCTTAGGTTCTTGCTCATTGGATGATGTGGCTTGTTGCGTAGCAACCAGGGTCATAGGTCACTACCCTCAGAGAAAACAACTGTTGATTGATGCAGGTTTTTTGGCACTGAGCCATGATGGATTAAGAGATGACTTACCAATGAAAACAGGCTTCACCTTTATCCAGAATCACCCAGAGTTAAA AGTCACTGGCATGACACAAGAAGTTGGGTATGTCAAAGCTGTGGAGGGAGAGCTGGACTTTGACAGATATCCTGTGGGGTCTCTCCTCTACATCTACCCTTATCAT TCATGTGCTACAGCTGCTCTCCACCCTGTGTACTACATCCACTCCGGTGACATGGTGCAAGACGTGTGGAAACCAACCCGTGGATGGTAA